From Scylla paramamosain isolate STU-SP2022 chromosome 16, ASM3559412v1, whole genome shotgun sequence, one genomic window encodes:
- the LOC135107815 gene encoding uncharacterized protein LOC135107815 has translation MLAPHYSQVVRRALPWPSCIPLLQGSSRLFIRTVSSALCDMDIVIPKEEKVPGPPPWMLPVPEVHYILTSTAAHPTPQQQQALETVATVLSFLPYRLMDGQVVRSTPLILMLHMETGRANIFQTLIPPRFVSFVVSWMQSAFCASVVSVQ, from the exons ATG CTGGCGCCTCACTACTCGCAGGTTGTAAGACGTGCTTTGCCTTGGCCCTCTTGCATCCCTCTTCTACAGGGTAGTAGTCGCCTCTTTATCAGGACTGTCAGCTCGGCTCTTTGTGACATGGACATCGTCATCcccaaggaggagaaggttccTGGTCCTCCACCTTGGATGCTGCCCGTCCCTGAGGTGCACTACATTCTAACTTCAACTGCAGCTCACCCTACACCGCAACAGCAACAAGCACTGGAGACTGTAGCTACGGTGCTGTCCTTCCTTCCGTACAGACTAATGGACGGGCAGGTTGTGCGGTCCACTCCCTTGATACTGATGCTCCACATGGAGACTGGGCGGGCCAACATCTTCCAAACTCTTATACCTCCACGTTTTGTGAGCTTTGTGGTATCCTGGATGCAGTCAGCCTTCTGTGCCAGCGTGGTCTCAGTGCAGTGA